The window CGAGAAAAAATACCGTATCGAAAAAAGCCCCAATTGCACAGtaaaatttgtaaataaagagagaataaaatgaaataaaaatggagtcgaagataaatataaaagaaaagaaaaaaaacgatgaaagtaattgattgtaGATAGTCCGCGTTATCACCGAAAATTTGAGTTCATTTCCCCAGTGAATTATCCGCTCATTAGTACTCCGTATGAACTCCAAGGTGTAGACAAAGCTGTCAACAAAAGCTGTTGGAGCATACGAAATTCAGCCGACTCAGGCGACAACGAAATTTGAACTGATAAGAAACGGCGACGAGTCGTTACTGAAATAACACGTGGCAAGGGCAATAGACTACGAAGAAACAAATTTTGATAGcgttagaaaattcaaaaatggtCAAACATATTCGGGGACACTTGACACATTAGGCTTACCATTTGTCCAGCCTCCCAGATACCGACCCGATTAATTGGGCTGGCAATAATCAAGACCAATTAATCTACAATGCCAGAAACTGTCGCTCCATTTCGCTTTAAAAAACCTCAGTACAAAAATCCCACTCGttacaatgattttttccggaaaatttattCCCTAAAAACACCCCCGGTTGCCCGGCAAATTAATCCGTCCTGGATAggacaaatgaaaaatcacacCCCATCGATCCGACATCAaatcaaaaaatcaaatcgagtaatgattttacaaaaaaaaaccgaggAAATCCCATccctgaaatttcatgaatcATTGACTAATATGACCGCACCACCACCGAAATGAACAATCATTGATTTTCTCAGCTGCGCCCTTTGAGTCCTTTAGTTGTTCTGTCAGGGGGTGAGTATGTGAGCCTGCGCATTTACTGAATCCGGGCAATTACTACCGCTTGTCCCCTTCCGTGAAAAAAACCAAGATGTCTGATTCAAGTAGTGAAATAATCTTTTGACAATTCAGTGTTTCAAGCAGTACAtggatgaataaatattcatcccctcacatataaatatttcataaatattcgGAGATtgcgttatttttatttttatttacttcgcggtggggaaaaaacgaatggacATAATGCATGCACATTTTCGCGCCTACATGTTGCATACCAACTTGTTGCACTCAACTGTCAgcaatgataatttttccaatcagATGTCAACGCCCATAGCCGTTGGTGAATCGTCCCAGACTTAGCGAATacaattaatcaaaataattataaataaacatcAATTGTTTGCATTATTCCTTTCAATTGAATACTGACTCCGATGAATTTctgtagtgaagtggtaaaacgaggtaAGTTGACTCATCTCCAGTCTCGGTTTTCCCCGAATATCTCGAAACCTGGAAGAAATGGAGGATTTTTCAtaggaccttttttgtagactACACAATTTCCTACAGAAAAGGTCATAACGAAACCTCCGCCACGGCCCTTACTTTTCGAGATATCCGTCAGAGAAGAAGATCGGGGATGCGGTAACTTACCTTCTACCACTTCGACACAGATTTTAATTATCTAATGAGGATTAGACGAGTGCCCTTTGCTTTGATAGTCTCTCCTGGCTTATAATgcataatcaatttttatatcgCGAACACGAGAGGTACATTGGTCTCAAGGGTCGCGTATCGAAAAGGGCAATCTCACAAATGAGTTTAATCGAAGGTAAAGAGAAGTGCGGATCAACGAGAGGTTGTAAGAGGTTGTAGATCTGTCCCACTCAGGTTAAATCTGTAACTTTGCAATTGAATatgttaataaatatttattccgaATACGTGCCGTTTCGTCCGCATAGTTAGTTGCTCCGGGGTCCCTCGTCAAAACTCGTtttaggaaaataaaaaaatattgtacgtAAGGAACTAGCCGATGGGACATGATTCCTCAAACATTGTTTCAACTACCTGAATGGAAGGAGgaataaaagaataattttatgagTCAGTTGAGACTACGTAGTGACAGTGAATTAAGAGGAAAAAGCGTTGCAGTTTCGTGTGTGCTATGTGCTATTGGAGTGTTATTTTATTgagttcaattaaatttaataaatgaaaTCATTACCACTGGGAGAGAAgagattttattgaaattcattattacagcatgtggtgtttatttgagaatatttttttagtgacTCCTCCAGTGGTCTTTGCCAGTGAATTCAGTCTCTTTTAATAGACACTTTTAGTATTAACCAGTGCGAGTAGCGCAAGATGCACGACTCTCACCCTAATAAAACGTAttgcattaaataatttttttagaacttCAGTAGTTGTGGTATCAGTGAACCAAGTGAACGGTCAGAAAGTCAGTCTAGTTATTGGATAGTGCATAGTCTTTGTTGTTTAGAAATCGTTTTATTGCAGTTATTGAAATGTTTGTGTGACTCGCATCTTTGCTCGTCTTGATTGCTCGTAGTGCGGGGTAGAGTGTAGCGCAGTTTGTCGAAAAATCGTTAATTTTGACGCTAATTAAACGAATGGCCGTCGGGGGAATAACAAATATAGAAAAATCGAGGCAACGCAGGTTTTAATAAACTCGAAGTTTCacaacagatttttttttcatatcgtACAACGTATGCGTCTTCCGAATGTACCGGACGTGACAGAAATTTAAAAGTAGTTTAATTATAAACGACATTCAGGTCTGACTTGTATAGACTCTCGATGatttcaattgcaaaaaaaatattcaatgcgAACTCGTCATTCATGGAATCTTCTATTGATCGAGTAATAGTTTGAAATATGTTTTCAGGCGGTGAgagaaaattgggaaaattgagaGTCTGAGGGGATTGACTAGTTGGAATTAAATAGTTTACGAATTGCTCGATGGATCTGGCCGAGTGTTGGCGTCTGTAATGGTGACGTTTGTGGTAATGCAATATATCGGTTGAAGGGAGACGAGGGCTGCTCGCTGGTATATCTGTTGGAGCTTGAGATTGAGTTACAATTAAATTAAGAATCATGTACGGATTGATCCTGGAAAATTTGGCGGAGTATATTAGACAGGTGTATGGAGAAGAAAAATGGGAAGAGATACGAAGGCAGGCTGCCGTCGATCAGCCGAGCTTCAGTGTTCATCAAGTCTACCCTGAAAATTTAATCCCAAGACTTGCGAAAAAGGCGATACAAGTGAGTGATTCGAGTGATCGGTAGGGaattaatagaaataaaatggtATACGAAAATAATAGATTTTATATGGGGATTTTACGGGGAATTTCCCTCATTAAAAATCCCTCCCCCAAACTATTGTTTGTACCTATTTCTAGAGAAAATTCTCCataagaataaaattataattaatacatcAGGTCCTGGGAATATCGGAGAAGGATTTTTTCGATCAAATGGGTGTACATTTCGTGGGATTCGTGGGACAATACGGATATGATCGTGTGTTATCCGTACTTGGTCGACACGTTCGTGATTTTCTGAATGGTCTTGACAACCTCCACGAATATCTCAAGTTTTCATACCCCAGAATGCGAGCACCCTCCTTCATTTGTGAAAACGAAACACGTCAAGGTGAGTAGTTACCTGAAATTCCCTAGAATGACAAAACAgcaattcaatatttcttcCTGATTATTTTGAGGTCTAACTCTGCACTATCGGAGCAAACGTCGAGGCTTCGTCTACTACACAATGGGACAAATTCGCGAAGTCGCCAGATATTTTTACCACAAGGAATTGCAAATCGAACTTGTCAGGGAAGAAGTGCTGTTCGATACTGTTCACGTTACCTTTCAATTGACATTCGATAATCGAGCATTTACATTTGCATCGCTCGCCATGACTCGAGAGGAAAAACATTTGCCGATTGGCGCATCAGTTTTATTCGAAATATTTCCCTTTTGCATTGTCTTTGGGTAATTtgactgaaaaaattattctccattTAATTTACCGAttacgagaagaaaaaaaactttttttatttttatacagGTCCGACATGGTGGTGAGAAGCATTGGAAATTCTTTGATGGTGATTCTCCCTGAATTGattggtaaaaaaataaccCACTGGTTCGATCTCGTTCGACCCCTGATCGCCTTCAAATTTCAATCGGTAAAAAACACACCATCGCCTCTGGATCTTTTGGTAGatgaactttaattttttttagatactGAATAGAACCAATAACATATTCGAACTAGTATCGGTGGAGCCGATATTAACGGAGCGTCCGTCAGACCGCAAGAAGAACGCTATAATGCTCAGTGATGACAGCCTCAATGCCCCTGATGACAAGACACTGCGGCTGAAGGGCCAAATGATTTATATGGACAACTGGAGAATGATGATGTACCTTGGCACGCCGGTGATGCCCGATTTGAACGCATTGATTGCTACCGGGCTCTATATCAATGACCTGTCAATGCACGATTTCAGCAGGTTCATTTAATTACAAATATCAGCTCAAAATTATACCGATCCCGAggctttaattttttactgaacctTGTCCCTCAAGTCAAAATTATCCCCAATTGTACAATCCAGGGTGTTGAACATAATGATGATTTTTAGAGACTTGATGTTGGCTGGAACACAACAATCGGTGGAGTTGAAACTGGCCCTCGATCAGGAGCAGCTCAAGAGCAAAAAATTGGAGGAGTCTATGCGCAAATTGGACGAGGAGATGAAACGAACTGATGAGTTGCTGTACCAGATGATACCAAAACAAGTGGCCGATCGTCTGCGCAACGGTGAAAGTCCGATTGATACTTGCGAGGTAAGGAACTCTTGCTCAAGAAACTATCatttgataaacaaataaatttaacgTCTTATCTCTATCATACAGATGTTCGATGCGgtgtcaattttattttctgatgTTGTCACTTTTACTGAGATATGCAGCCGTTTAACACCAATGGAGGTTGTCTCCATGCTCAATGCCATGTATTCTTTATTCGATACGCTGACCGAGAGGAATCGAGTGTACAAGGTAATAGACGTAATATACGTATTTCAGTCACTGAAAACTTTCAACgtagaatttttaatgtagAATCGATCAACCGTTAGATCCGGATATCTCTAAAGATGACATACTCTCTACATCGACatcgaatttattaattatctacCCGGGCCAACCCGCGGTCTAAAAGCCAATTAAACATTGAATTCAATTCGCTGTTTGTCTCTCTAGCAAAATAAATTCGGGAGCGAAATGTCAAGTGTGACGGTTGActcgatttttattgttaatcgGTCTTTGACGAGCATTTGTTCAATCAATTGTGGAGTTAAACAGATGATCGTAGTCCAGTGTTTATgacttttttagtttttctttatttttggtTAATGCCTCATATATGTGTACCTAAGGTTGAAACGATTGGAGACGCATACATGGTGGTCTCTGGAGCACCATCTAAGGAGACTGACCACGCTGATCGAGTATGTGATATGGCACTCGATATGGTAGAAGCCATTAAAGATCTCAAAGATCGTTCAACAGGTGAAAATCAGTTTCTCACCGCAATCATTCGGTTGTtgggtgattttttaaaataaaacaacTCTTGGAATGCaaaagtcaatgaaaaatatgagaaacggatttttttttattttaaaaaaaggaaaatgaagTTTTAATCGCCTCGAGTAATTCATCACCAGAGTTGGCTGTTCAAGGCCACCGGTAATTTACTCCTCAAAGACCCTCCTCTACCCCCTAACTCGtcatttttgatgaaaaaaattcgtatttaatatttttcattcgacttTCATATCccgcgataaaaaaatatcggcaAAGTCCCAATCGACTTATTGCAACTCGATCTTTTTGTTTTCCATTCCCTTCCCAGGTGAACATTTGCAAATTCGCGTGGGTATTCACAGTGGAGCTGTTGTAGCCGGAATAGTCGGCTTAAAAATGCCTCGCTATTGTCTTTTCGGTGATTCCGTTAATGTCGCATCAAGAATGGAAGCAACAAGTGAAGCTATGCAGATACACATATCGCAATCAACGAAAGAATTACTGTCCCCGTCCTACAAAGTTAAAGAACGCGGTGAAATTCAAGTAAAGGGGAAAGGATCGATGAAAACATATTGGCTTGAGACGCGAATATCGCGAATAAGCATTGGTAAGAGTCTCATAAATCAGAGACCTCCGGAGTGGATGAACACagctgaaaaaataatgtcacCAGGCAGCAATGTGTCCCATACCAATAGCGTAACATCTAATTCGTCAAATAAAGTGTTCGATCGAATTCCGTACATGGAATCCTCGGCAAAAATTtcagcttcaaaattatcgtcaCCCGTGAGCCCCTTGAGCTCAACAGCACTGGCTTCTGATGAGAGAAGAATTTATTCGCCGATAACTTTTCAAGATGTTGCACGACGATCTGTTGCGAATTCTCCAACGAAACACCCAGACACACGAGGTAATCATTATGCTTATGATTGTTTATCatattagaaattttttgaaattttcgtcGCTCGGgggattgatttatttattttaataaaatacaaTTGTAACGATTTTTCATCAGAAATGCGATCGAATTCCGTCGGTGCAGTCTCCTCGATCGCCGGGAGCCCCAAAAATGTCTTCGGCTGTCTCCTGAATGACACCCAGGAACACTTTCGTCAGCACCGCGACAAGATGCTGTCCCAAAATCAAGAGTCACCCGCCGTTCACAGCCGACTCGAACCCAAGCAGAATCTGAAGAGCACATCATCAGAAGTATCAATCGACAGTGCATGCTCCAACAACAATGAACATCATCGTGTGGATGCAGTTTCGATGAAATCATTAGGTGATAGCGAATTATCTCGGAATCTGCAGCTCCTTGTACAGCCAGATCAATGTTGCCCTGGTTTTCCACTACCAAAACCAGGAAAGGTCAGAAATCAGAGCAACGCTTGTAGCATttgttgattatttataaaataaacaatcaaaCATCATTAAaatgccgaaaaaaagtgtctGCAAATGTTTAGTAGTTGCGTGTGAGAATAAACAACGAACTTTATGTGATATCGCATACGCCCAATGGTTTTGTCGTTGACTTATTGTTATGCCTCGATGTACCGTAGGACAGAGTTATCATTTGTGCTATTTTAATTCTATGATAATCGTTAGATTGATAGGAGTCGAGGAATGTTTAACATTGAGAACATCTTCCAGTGTGAATAGTTTAATAAcgttatttatatatttattttcttctcttcaTTTCTGTTCATCAAGTATTTATAACATTGACCACAGTTGAAGAATGAATTGTAAGATTGTCCAGAGATGAATGGAGGAGATGAATGTTATGTACGATTTAGAAGAATTCTAGTGTAGTGTACACAATGGTGGTGCTAGGCGGCTTGGAGGACTCAGTATTTTTCAAGCTCAGCTCATACAGCCATTGTTATCGTCCAGAAATCATTTCAAGATTCCACGTACATCGTAATAGAAAAAATGAACCAGACAAAAAGGGTAATATTTTTATAGTACGTTCGTGGTATCATTCGGAACAGTGCATATCCTCGGGTTGTGAGGCGAAGTTAATGTTGTCAATAATTGCTAACTTCGATTAAGCACAAGATAAACACTTTAAAAAATCGGAGAAATGCATtgcagtgagaaaaaaaattatttctacccGGAAATCGTTTTCTCAGGGGAACCAGGTGCTTATCCTACCCTTTACACTGAACTGTCttcattattgttttttcaccTCTGAGATTTCGCATTAAATCATTTGGAGTAATTTGAAATGTTAATAATTGCCAATGGGATTCATCCTGCGTCATACGCAgcataatttttccataattcaaCATAATTGTAATATTTGGATCACCTGAGAATAACTACTCCGGGTGGAAAACGCCCCTGAGAAGTAAAATGTTcaggaaaatgattttaaaaaattgttttttgaaatgtaattttttttttgtttccacACAGAACAGTTAATTCTTTGCGTATTTGAATGGTCATACGTTCGTGCATTTCAGttcttttttctcttccaATAGCCAATATGGAAAGTAAactttgaatatttctgtTAGATTGTGATCACACGTTGTGTTATGTGGATGTTGTTGATGGAGTTCGAATAAAAAGCAAATAGTGTAGTTGTACACAAAACGGATAATGTCTTAGAAAGAAATATCATTCGATGTATTGTATAATACTGCAAATGGCATATGTTGAGcttcaaaataaatgaaataggATGCATATTGTCATTAGGGTGTTATTAAAATTATCCAACAGTTGTCTCGTTGAGGGTgtaaataatgattatttgCGATAGTCATAAATAACCGGGGAAGATTACGTAGGTCGGTGGCTATGGTATAATTGAATCAAAATAATGTTGAGGTATCGTGTTGTACGC of the Diachasmimorpha longicaudata isolate KC_UGA_2023 chromosome 13, iyDiaLong2, whole genome shotgun sequence genome contains:
- the LOC135168650 gene encoding soluble guanylate cyclase 88E gives rise to the protein MYGLILENLAEYIRQVYGEEKWEEIRRQAAVDQPSFSVHQVYPENLIPRLAKKAIQVLGISEKDFFDQMGVHFVGFVGQYGYDRVLSVLGRHVRDFLNGLDNLHEYLKFSYPRMRAPSFICENETRQGLTLHYRSKRRGFVYYTMGQIREVARYFYHKELQIELVREEVLFDTVHVTFQLTFDNRAFTFASLAMTREEKHLPIGASVLFEIFPFCIVFGSDMVVRSIGNSLMVILPELIGKKITHWFDLVRPLIAFKFQSILNRTNNIFELVSVEPILTERPSDRKKNAIMLSDDSLNAPDDKTLRLKGQMIYMDNWRMMMYLGTPVMPDLNALIATGLYINDLSMHDFSRDLMLAGTQQSVELKLALDQEQLKSKKLEESMRKLDEEMKRTDELLYQMIPKQVADRLRNGESPIDTCEMFDAVSILFSDVVTFTEICSRLTPMEVVSMLNAMYSLFDTLTERNRVYKVETIGDAYMVVSGAPSKETDHADRVCDMALDMVEAIKDLKDRSTGEHLQIRVGIHSGAVVAGIVGLKMPRYCLFGDSVNVASRMEATSEAMQIHISQSTKELLSPSYKVKERGEIQVKGKGSMKTYWLETRISRISIGKSLINQRPPEWMNTAEKIMSPGSNVSHTNSVTSNSSNKVFDRIPYMESSAKISASKLSSPVSPLSSTALASDERRIYSPITFQDVARRSVANSPTKHPDTREMRSNSVGAVSSIAGSPKNVFGCLLNDTQEHFRQHRDKMLSQNQESPAVHSRLEPKQNLKSTSSEVSIDSACSNNNEHHRVDAVSMKSLGDSELSRNLQLLVQPDQCCPGFPLPKPGKVRNQSNACSIC